One segment of Vibrio gazogenes DNA contains the following:
- the ihfB gene encoding integration host factor subunit beta — protein MTKSELIERLCAEQTHLSAKEIEDAVKDIIEHMATSLEQGDRIEIRGFGSFSLHYREPRTGRNPKTGERVELDGKYVPHFKPGKELRERVNSTI, from the coding sequence ATGACGAAGTCTGAATTGATTGAAAGATTGTGCGCAGAGCAAACTCATCTGTCCGCGAAAGAAATCGAAGATGCCGTAAAAGATATCATCGAACATATGGCAACATCGTTGGAACAGGGAGACAGAATAGAGATTCGAGGCTTTGGCAGTTTCTCTCTGCATTATCGTGAGCCTCGCACTGGACGTAACCCCAAAACAGGTGAAAGAGTTGAATTGGATGGTAAATATGTCCCTCACTTTAAACCTGGCAAAGAACTCAGAGAGCGCGTTAATAGTACGATCTGA
- a CDS encoding LapA family protein yields the protein MRVLKIILLLVLFLVALALGAQNQEVVTFNYLLAKGEFHLSWLLGAVFVAGFAIAWLIFGSLHLRAKLQIRRLNKQLNKSETQRPVAKEKLNIG from the coding sequence ATGAGAGTCCTAAAAATCATTCTTCTTCTCGTTCTCTTCCTTGTTGCCTTAGCCTTGGGGGCTCAAAACCAAGAAGTTGTTACGTTCAACTATTTATTAGCAAAAGGTGAATTTCATTTATCTTGGCTTTTGGGAGCAGTTTTTGTCGCTGGTTTTGCTATAGCGTGGCTTATTTTTGGTAGTTTGCATCTCAGGGCAAAACTCCAAATTCGCCGTTTGAATAAGCAACTGAACAAAAGTGAAACTCAGCGTCCAGTTGCGAAAGAGAAACTGAATATCGGATAA
- the lapB gene encoding lipopolysaccharide assembly protein LapB: protein MLEILFLLLPIAAAYGWYMGHRSAQQDKQKQSHQISRQYVTGLNLLLSDQSDKAVDHFIELLQVDDETIDTHLALGNLFRSRGEVDRAIRIHQNLISRSGLTIDQKNLSLQQLAKDYMVAGFLDRAERIFEQLIEEPEHRESALIQLTSIYQQTREWMKAIECAHALVKLGRKKMRKNIAYFWCELAADAQSMRDDMKAIQIYKKALSEDPKCVRASIGLGKLYLEKEDYRNTIRYMEMVLEQDVDYVSEILPTLAECYHHSGHEQGLIEFLRKCIAHQAGASTELMLAQLVAHHEGVGAALDLLTKQLVKNPTMKGFYRLMDYHLAEAEEGRAKKSLSALQSMVGEQMRIKPHYRCRKCGFSSHSLYWHCPSCKSWGEVKPIRGLDGE, encoded by the coding sequence ATGTTAGAAATACTCTTCTTGTTATTGCCGATCGCTGCTGCTTATGGTTGGTATATGGGGCACCGTAGCGCTCAGCAGGACAAGCAGAAACAATCTCACCAAATATCCCGTCAATATGTTACGGGGCTTAATCTGCTATTATCTGATCAATCGGATAAGGCGGTTGATCACTTTATCGAACTACTCCAGGTCGATGATGAGACGATCGACACGCATTTAGCACTCGGTAATTTATTTCGTTCTCGAGGTGAAGTTGATCGAGCAATTCGAATCCACCAGAATCTGATCTCTCGCTCAGGACTAACAATCGATCAAAAGAATCTTTCACTTCAACAACTGGCAAAAGATTACATGGTTGCTGGTTTTCTGGATCGTGCGGAGCGCATTTTCGAACAACTCATTGAAGAACCCGAACATCGAGAATCTGCATTAATTCAATTGACTTCGATTTATCAGCAGACCCGTGAATGGATGAAAGCCATAGAATGTGCTCATGCCTTGGTTAAACTCGGCCGCAAAAAGATGCGTAAGAATATTGCTTACTTTTGGTGTGAGCTTGCAGCGGATGCGCAATCAATGCGTGATGACATGAAAGCGATACAAATATACAAAAAAGCGCTGTCGGAAGATCCGAAATGTGTCAGAGCAAGCATTGGCTTAGGGAAGCTTTATCTGGAGAAAGAAGATTATCGGAATACCATTCGTTATATGGAAATGGTACTTGAACAGGATGTCGATTATGTTAGTGAGATTTTACCGACGCTTGCTGAGTGTTATCACCATTCTGGTCATGAGCAGGGGCTGATTGAATTTTTAAGAAAATGTATCGCCCATCAAGCGGGTGCTTCAACTGAACTAATGCTGGCTCAGTTGGTCGCTCATCATGAAGGTGTTGGCGCGGCGCTGGATTTACTGACGAAGCAACTGGTGAAGAATCCGACTATGAAGGGGTTCTACCGTTTGATGGATTATCATTTAGCGGAAGCTGAAGAAGGTCGGGCGAAGAAAAGTTTATCTGCATTGCAAAGCATGGTTGGCGAGCAGATGAGAATAAAGCCTCATTATCGTTGTCGGAAATGTGGCTTCTCCTCTCACTCTCTGTATTGGCACTGTCCATCGTGTAAGAGCTGGGGAGAGGTTAAACCGATTCGGGGTTTAGACGGAGAGTAA
- the pyrF gene encoding orotidine-5'-phosphate decarboxylase, which produces MGEPRVIVALDYDNQAEALRFVDRIDPQHCRLKVGKEMFTLFGPDFVRALHQRGFSVFLDLKFHDIPNTCAKAVRAAAELGVWMVNVHASGGERMMTAAREILEPYGVDRPILIGVTVLTSMSQHDLADIGLNVSPQEQVLRLATLTKNSGLDGVVCSAQEARQLKEQLGLSFQLVTPGIRPAGSDVGDQLRIMTPQEAIAAGSDYLVIGRPITQAQEPASVLESINHSLYG; this is translated from the coding sequence ATGGGTGAGCCGAGAGTCATTGTGGCATTGGATTATGATAATCAAGCCGAAGCATTACGCTTTGTTGATCGGATTGATCCTCAGCATTGTCGTTTGAAAGTCGGGAAGGAAATGTTTACGTTATTTGGTCCTGATTTTGTGCGTGCATTACACCAACGTGGCTTTTCCGTTTTTTTGGACCTGAAATTTCACGATATCCCCAATACTTGCGCCAAAGCAGTGAGAGCTGCGGCTGAGCTGGGTGTCTGGATGGTGAATGTTCATGCCAGCGGTGGTGAACGCATGATGACTGCTGCACGCGAAATACTCGAACCTTATGGTGTAGACAGGCCGATACTGATCGGTGTTACGGTTCTAACCAGTATGTCTCAACATGATTTGGCTGATATCGGGCTAAATGTGTCTCCTCAAGAACAAGTGCTTCGTCTCGCGACATTGACAAAAAATTCAGGGCTGGATGGTGTCGTGTGTTCTGCTCAGGAAGCCCGGCAGTTGAAAGAGCAATTAGGCCTGTCATTTCAGTTAGTGACGCCAGGGATTCGTCCGGCAGGGAGTGATGTTGGTGACCAACTGAGAATTATGACGCCTCAGGAGGCAATTGCAGCGGGTTCTGATTATTTGGTTATTGGTAGACCGATTACTCAAGCACAAGAACCCGCATCGGTTCTGGAGAGTATTAATCATTCACTTTATGGATAA